The following are from one region of the Pirellulales bacterium genome:
- a CDS encoding BatA and WFA domain-containing protein — MDFVNPLLLAGAGLAAIPVVLHLIMRQQPRLLEFPALRFLQARQQSNRRRLQLRHLILLAMRVAAVCLMAFALARPSIHSSGVIGDQEAPTAAALVFDTSPRMALRHENKTRLEAAQDISLWLLPHLPADSQVAVVDATPGDPVFQIDMGTARQRIERLETVGLGRPIPDLLEGSLRLLRQSELERKEIYVFTDLTEGAWSTDVPDRYARLFAEMPGIAVYVIDVGVLEPRDLSLGEVQLSGQVLARNSPLHVVSELDSLGLEGDGVVEMYLSDNEGQMQKRSEQLLSYSPGSAKTLDFTVGGLEVGTHQGYVRVLGEDSLPIDNVRYFSVEVKQPWKVLVVAAPPADYHAANFVEALAPADFRRTGHARYNCEVVDFAELGRKPLESYAAVCVLDPPPLADATWRQLSEYARGGGGLSIFLGANAEQQFAAFNTEAAQELLPGPLEFIGRFPDGTNYLSSKNDQHPILAKFRSRRGAVPWEEFPVYRFWQFAKLQDGVATAVSLAGSQPAMLEKPLGKGRVLTFVTPVSELAEVPEGDRWNQLWGVGAWPFFTLTNEAVLYLVGGSDERLNYMAGQAAVLYIDPEKRFPTYLVSTPSGESLRQTANQQNAVVVTATQTAGNYRIRAGGDQDGVNRGFTVNLAPEATLLTRTDEQQLKRVFGEQAFHIARNTEQIDRHVNLDRVGRELYPLLIGLVAFVLGLEHVLANRFYREAPPEK, encoded by the coding sequence ATGGATTTTGTCAACCCGCTCCTGCTGGCCGGCGCCGGTCTGGCGGCCATTCCGGTGGTGCTGCATTTGATCATGCGGCAGCAACCGCGGCTGCTGGAGTTTCCGGCCTTGCGCTTCTTGCAGGCGCGGCAGCAATCGAACAGGCGCCGGTTGCAGCTGCGGCATTTGATCCTGTTGGCGATGCGCGTGGCCGCGGTCTGTCTGATGGCCTTTGCCCTGGCGCGCCCCAGCATTCACTCCTCGGGCGTGATCGGCGATCAAGAGGCGCCCACCGCCGCGGCGCTGGTCTTCGACACATCGCCGCGGATGGCCTTGCGGCATGAGAATAAAACCCGGCTCGAAGCCGCGCAGGATATTTCGCTGTGGCTGTTGCCCCATTTGCCCGCTGATAGCCAGGTGGCCGTGGTCGACGCCACGCCCGGCGATCCGGTGTTTCAGATCGACATGGGCACGGCCCGGCAACGGATCGAGCGGTTGGAGACCGTGGGGCTGGGCCGGCCGATTCCCGATCTGCTGGAAGGCTCGCTACGGCTTTTAAGGCAGAGCGAGCTGGAGCGCAAGGAAATCTATGTCTTCACCGATCTGACCGAGGGAGCCTGGAGCACCGACGTGCCCGACCGCTACGCGCGGCTGTTCGCCGAAATGCCCGGCATCGCCGTGTATGTGATCGATGTGGGCGTGCTCGAGCCGCGCGATTTGTCGCTGGGCGAAGTGCAACTTTCCGGGCAGGTCCTGGCGCGAAACAGCCCGTTGCACGTCGTCAGCGAGTTGGACTCGCTCGGTCTGGAGGGGGACGGCGTCGTCGAGATGTACCTTTCCGACAACGAAGGGCAGATGCAAAAGCGGAGCGAGCAATTGCTTTCGTACAGTCCCGGCAGCGCCAAAACGCTGGACTTTACCGTGGGTGGGCTCGAGGTTGGCACGCACCAAGGTTATGTGCGCGTCCTGGGCGAAGACAGCTTGCCGATCGATAACGTGCGGTACTTCAGCGTCGAAGTGAAGCAGCCTTGGAAGGTATTGGTCGTGGCCGCGCCGCCGGCCGATTATCACGCCGCGAACTTTGTCGAGGCGCTGGCGCCTGCCGATTTTCGCCGCACTGGGCACGCCCGCTACAACTGCGAAGTGGTCGACTTTGCCGAGTTGGGGCGCAAGCCGTTGGAATCGTACGCGGCCGTCTGCGTCTTGGACCCGCCCCCCTTGGCCGATGCCACCTGGCGGCAATTGTCCGAGTACGCGCGCGGCGGTGGCGGGCTCAGCATCTTTTTGGGCGCCAACGCCGAGCAGCAGTTCGCCGCCTTCAATACCGAAGCGGCGCAGGAGCTGCTGCCTGGTCCCTTGGAGTTCATCGGCCGTTTTCCGGACGGTACGAACTATTTGAGCTCGAAGAACGATCAGCATCCGATCCTGGCGAAGTTTCGTTCGCGGCGCGGCGCGGTTCCTTGGGAAGAATTTCCGGTCTATCGCTTCTGGCAGTTCGCCAAGTTGCAAGATGGCGTGGCTACCGCGGTTTCGCTGGCCGGGAGCCAGCCGGCGATGTTGGAAAAGCCACTCGGCAAGGGACGCGTGCTGACATTCGTGACGCCGGTTTCGGAATTGGCCGAAGTGCCCGAAGGCGATCGCTGGAATCAACTGTGGGGGGTCGGCGCATGGCCTTTTTTCACCCTCACCAACGAGGCCGTGTTGTACCTGGTCGGCGGCAGCGACGAGCGGCTGAACTACATGGCCGGGCAGGCGGCGGTGCTGTACATCGATCCGGAAAAACGGTTTCCCACGTACCTGGTCTCCACGCCTAGCGGCGAAAGCTTGCGGCAGACAGCCAATCAGCAGAACGCCGTGGTGGTAACCGCCACGCAAACGGCGGGCAACTATCGGATCCGCGCCGGCGGCGATCAAGACGGCGTAAACCGCGGCTTCACCGTGAACCTGGCCCCCGAGGCGACATTGCTGACCCGCACTGACGAGCAGCAGTTGAAACGCGTTTTCGGCGAGCAGGCCTTTCACATTGCCCGCAACACCGAACAAATCGATCGGCACGTGAACCTTGATCGCGTCGGCCGCGAGTTGTACCCGCTGCTGATCGGCCTGGTGGCATTCGTGCTGGGGTTGGAGCACGTGCTGGCGAATCGCTTTTATCGCGAAGCACCGCCAGAGAAATAG